The Bacteroidota bacterium genome includes the window AAAGCTAGTTGAAGATGCAATCGTTGGTATGCTCGAAACCCTTGATCCGCATTCAGTTTATATTCCCAAAGAAGAATTACAGGAAACCAACGAACCTCTAACCGGTAATTTTGAAGGTGTTGGAATTCAATTTAATTTATTGTTTGATACAATTACAGTTATTTCTCCAATATCCGGCGGGCCTTCCGAAAAGGTAGGAATTATTTCGGGTGATAAGATTATTAAAATTGAAGGGAAAAATTTTGCCGGAATGAAAATTAAAAACGACGACGTTATTAAAAATTTACGGGGAGCAAAAGGTACTAAAGTAACCGTTAGCATTCTGCGTTCAGGTGTAAGTGAATTGCTTGATTTTACGATAACCCGCGATAAAATTCCATTGTACAGTATTGATGCAACCTATATGGCAACACCTACTGTGGGTTATATTAAATTAAGCAGATTTGCGCAAACAAGTATGGACGAGTTTGCTCAATCGTTGCGTATACTTAAAGATAAAGGAGCAAAAGATTTGATTCTCGATTTAAACGATAATGGTGGTGGATACTTAAACATTGCATTCGAAATTGCCGATCAGTTTTTAAACGATGGAAAATTAATTGTGTACACCGAAGGTTTAAAATCGCCGAAAAAAACTTACAACGCAACGTCAAGGGGAGAGTTCGAAAAGGGGAGAGTAATTGTACTTATTGATGAAGGTTCTGCATCGGCAAGCGAAATAGTTTCGGGTGCTATGCAAGATTGGGATCGCGCTTTATTAATAGGCCGTAGAACTTTTGGAAAAGGCTTGGTGCAAAATCAATTTAATTTACCCGATGGTTCAGCTATGCGTTTAACCATTGCAAAATACTATACTCCGGTTGGTCGTTGCATTCAAAAACCTTACAACGGTAAAATTGAAAATTATTACAAAGATTTAAATAACCGTTTTAAACATGGAGAGTTAACCAACGTCGACAGTATTAAATTTCCTGATTCACTGAAGTATTCTACTCCCAATAATAAAATTGTTTATGGTGGTGGTGGAATTATGCCTGATATTTTTATTCCTATTGATACTTCAAAGTCATCACTTTATTATACCAATTTAATACGCAAAGGTATTTTGAATCAGTTTACTTTGTCTTATCTTGATAAGCATCGTAAGGAATTGTATGCAAAGTACCCAACTTTCGACGCATATAAAAAGCAATTTACCGTTAGCCAAGAGATGTTGGATGCATTAATTGCTGCAGCTGAAAAGGAAAAAATTAAGAAAGATGAAAAAGGTTTAGCTATTTCAGGTGATGTTATTAAACTCCAAATGAAAGCGCTACTAGCCCGCGATTTATGGAAAAACGATAGTTACTACGAAATTATTAATGAAATAAACAATGCTTATCAAAAGGCATTGGAAGTATTTAAGAATGATACTTTTAAGAAGTATAAAATCAATTCTTATTAAGTAACTTTATACCTTATTTGTATATAGTTGCATTCTAAAAAAGTTGTAATGAAAGTAAAACAAAGCACACAATTTTTCGTATTGCTGGCTAGTGCTTGTTTGTTCCTTTATACCTGCAAAGTTGATAAGCCAATAATTGATTTGGAAGGTAGTGGTTATCCTGACGAAATAGGAAAAATTGTTCTCACCAAATGTGCTGTTAGTGGTTGTCATACCGATAAAAGTAAAGAAGGAGCTGCAGGATTGTCACTTGAAACCTGGGACAAACTTTTTGAAGGTACACGCAATGGAGCCACGGTTATTCCATACTCTCATACCCAAAGCACATTCTTTTTATTTACCAATACTTATACTCAATTAGGTGTTTCGGTTAGTCCTTCAATGCCGGTTGGTGAAGATCCATTGAATGTAGCACAGGTGATAAAACTACGCGATTGGATTGATGAAGGTGCGCCCAACAAAGATGGATTTGTAAAATTTTCAGATAATCCCAACCGTAAAAAAATATACATTACCAACCAAGGTTGCGATTTGGTTACAGTGCTGGATGCCGAAACAGGTTTACCCATGCGCTATGTTAAAGTTGGTCATACTCTCTTAAATGAATCACCTCATTCTATTCGAGTTTCACCAGATGGGAAGTATTGGTATGTAGTTTTTATTAACGGTGCCTACTTTCAAAAATTCAGAACAAGCGACGATACCTTTGTTGGTGAAATAAATATAGGACTTGGAAGTTGGAATACCTTTGCAATTACCGCCGATTCAAAATATGCTTTTACTGCCGACTGGAATGCCAATGGGAGTGTATTATACCTTGATTTGGAAAATTTAACTGTAAAGAAAAAATTTGCCGGGAGCGGATTATTTGTTTTCCCACATGGTACCTTGCTTAATGCAACCAATAATTTGCTTTACATTACGGCACAGTATGGAAATTTTATCTATAAATTGAATATTACAAATCCACTTTTTCCAAACATTAGCGAAATAACTTTAGACGGTTCCCCTCAAAGCAGTACCACACCTAAATTATTTGATCCACATGAGGTGGCTTTTTGTCCGGATAATTCAAAGTACTATGTTACCTGTCAATATACTAACGAGGTTCGTGTATTTAAAGCGAGCAACGATTCACTAATCGCTAAAATAGCCACCGGTAGCTATCCTCAAGAAATGAGTTTTTCGGAAACAACACCTTATTTGTTCGTTACTTGTCCTGAAGATTCAGTGACTTTTCCGGGTAAAAGAGGCTCTGTTGCGGTAATTAATTATCAAACCAATAGCTTGGTAAAAATTTTATTTACCAGTTGGCAACCACACGGTGTTGCTGTTGATGATGCCAAGGGATTAGTGTATGTTGCCAACCGAAATGCGAACACCGATGGACCAGCTCCACACCATAGTTCCGATTGTGGTGGCCGCAACGGCAGTGTTTCAACCATCGATTTACAAACACTCAGCGTACAAAACAAAAAAACAGAATTATCTGTAGATCCTTATTCTGTTGCTGTTAAAAAATAATGATTGACTCCTACAGCATACTTATTTTCGATGGTGAATGTAATTTGTGCAATACCTGGGTGAAATTGGTTTTGCGTTTCGATAAAAAGCAACGTTTTAAGTTTTGTTCATTGCAGTCTGAAATAGGCCGTAAATTAATTGGCGACAAAATTTCACTTGAAACTTTGCCCGTGACAGTTGTATTAATTGAGAATGAGAAGTTGTATACTCATTCAACCGCTGCGCTAAGAGTAGTTCAGCAATTAGCTTTTCCGGTATCCATGCTCGTTGTGTTTAAAATCATTCCTGTTAAAGTGCGCGATGGTATTTATAATTGGATTGCCCGTAATCGCTACAAATGGTTTGGAAAGCAGCAAAGTTGCATGGTTCCTGAAGCCAATATTATGCATCGCTTTCTGTAATTTCTTGTAAGAATAATTTGTACTTTTAGCCTTGTAAAAAAAAATTTTGCAACTAAGCTTTAGCTAGCTAAATTGATTTTACTCACAAATAAGTTTTTGAAGCATTTCTAAATTAAACCTTAATTCAACCTTAACCCATTTATATGAACAGTAAATTTTTACCCTTCAGCATCCTAGCAATCATTTTATCTTCAACGCTTTCATTTGCTCAACTCGATACGAGCAATGGACGTTATTATTCTCAAATTTTTAGTAATGTAACTACCAGTTCAAACGTAGTTTTTGGTTCATACATTAGTTTTGGATTACAAACCAATCTTACCATGGATATTTATCAACCAACAGGAGATGTGGCTACCATGCGACCGCTGATAGTTTTGGCGCATGGAGGAAGTTTTCAGTTTGGCGATAAAAATGAAGCGGATATTGTTGCCATGTGTCAAACTTTTGCAAAGATGGGATATGTAACTTGTTCCATTAATTATCGCACCGGCTTTTTTCCAATTGATTCGGTAAATGCTACACAGGCTGTATTAAAAGCTACACAAGACATGAAAGCTGCAGTTCGTTTTTTTCGTAAAGATGCAGCCACAGCAAATACTTATAAAATACATCCCGATTATGTGTATGTTGGAGGGAGTTCGGCCGGAGCATTTATGGCCTTGCATTTAGCTTATATGGATCAACCATCCGAATTTCCTTTGGGATTAGCTACTTTGACAAGCTTAGGTGGACTTGAAGGTACAAGCGGAAATCCGGGCTATCCGAGCTATGCAAGCGCAGTTATTAATTTATGCGGGGCTTTAGGCGATGCAGCTTATTTGCAAGCCGGTGATGTACCTTTCGTGAGTATGCATGGAAATGCTGATGCAACTGTGCCCTATGCTCATGCAATTATTGTTTCGCTTGGATACAGTGTGATGTATGTTGATGGAAGCAGTTCAATACACGCACGTGCTTTGGCAGTGGGCGTAAACAATCCATTTTATACGTTTAACGGAGCCGATCATGTACCCTATTTAAACAATGCTGCTTACCTTGACACAACCATCAATTATGTGCGCGATTTTTTACTTCCATTGGTTGCAGCAGCACCACTTAAAACTTCTTCAAATGTAAGCAGTGATGAGCAGTTGACTACCTATCCGAATCCAAGTGAAGGAACTATTTTCGTTGATTATACTTTTAAAAATTCATCCACACTTAAGTATGAACTAATTGACCTTAGTGGCCGAACTATTCAATCAGGAATATTGAATTCACAGTTGAATCAACTATCAACCAGTAAAGTAAAATCAGGATTGTATTTGCTGCAGCTAACTGATGAAGCTAAGCATAGCACACTTAGCAAAGTGATGGTGCGTTAAGTGTCATTATACACGCTGCGACTTAAGTAAGTTTAAATTTATGCGTGTATTTTTTGTATGAACTCATTTGATTTATTTGCTGTTGTATGTATGCAATCATAGATATTGAAACAACAGGAGGTAATCCTTCTAACGAGAAAATTACTGAAATAGCAGTATTTCAGCACGATGGAAAGCGCATTACTGATGTGTTTCAAACATTGATACAACCCGAAAAATCTATTCCACCATATATTTCTCAAATTACAGGAATAACAGATAGCATGGTAGCGAATGCTCCACGTTTTTTTGAAATTGCCAAACAATTAATTCAACTTACTGAAGGAAGAGTTTTTGTTGCACACAATGCATCCTTTGATTATAATTTTATTAAAAATGAATACCGTCAACTGGGCTATGAGTTTAAGCGTAAAACCTTATGTACCGTTAAACTTAGTCGTAAATTAATTCCCGGTAAGAAGTCTTACAGCTTAGGTAAATTATGTGCCGAACTAGGAATTGATATAGAAGACAGACACCGTGCAGCAGGCGATGCAAGAGCTACCGTTAGTTTGTTTGAAAAATTATTGGCAAGTGAATCTGCGAAGCTGCTCATTCCCGGAAAAAAGGAAGATGAAGCAATTGATAATTTGCAGCTTAATTTGGATAAATCCTGGTTGAAAAAATTACCTGAAGCAACCGGTGTCTATTATTTTTACAACGAGGCTAAGGAATTAATTTACATCGGAAAAAGTAAGAACATTCGGCAACGTGTTTTGCAACACCTTACAAACGATAGCAGCACCAAAGCTATTGAAATGAAGAATCACATAGCCGATATTGATTTTGAAATAACGGGTAGTGAATTGGTGGCATTATTAAAAGAATCGAATGAAATAAAAGTACACAAACCTTTATACAATAGAAAACAACGAAGAGCATCTTTTAATTACGGGGTTTTTGTTTCTTACAATGAACATGGCTATTTGTGTATTTCGCCCCAAAAAACAGCCAATTCCAGTCTTCCACTTGCTTCTTTTTCATCGGCTGCTGAAGCAAAAAATGTATTGTATCAGGTAGTTGAAAAATATGGACTTTGTCAAAAATTGTGCGGCTTGTACGATACTGATGAAGCCTGTTTTCATTACAGTATTAAGAAATGTAAAGGAGCCTGTATTGCTGTTGAAGATGCAAGCGAATACAACAAAAGGGTAAAAGAAGCAATCAAAGTTTTTGAACAGGAATATAAAAATGTGCTCATCATTGATCGGGGTATTTCGAATGAAGACAAAGCCTTGATTTTGGTTGAAAATGGTAAATACAAAGGCTATGGTTATGCAAGCACCGATTTTGCTGCAAATAATCCGCATCAGTTGAAGGAAAATATTAAGTCCTATCCCGATAATAAAGACATACAGCAAATTTTAAAAAGCTATCTCAAGAATAATAAAGTTGAAAAGCTGATTCGCTTTTAACGAGAAATTATTTTATAAAGTCTTCCACTACAAAATCATTTTATACATTTGATACATATCCAATTGTAGCGATACTTCCATGCAAACAATCATACACAATAATCAACTCGAAATTACCATCCATCACAAAGGGGCTGAGTTAAGCAGTATTAAAAACAAAGCAGGTAAGGAGTTTTTGTGGCAGGCCGATTCCAAATTCTGGCCTCGCCATGCGCCTGTATTATTTCCGATTGTTGGTAAACTGAAAGACAATAAGTACAATCATAATCGTTCAACATACTCATTGCCTCAACACGGGTTTGCGCGCGATAAAATGTTCTATAAGAAGTCAGAAAGCGACGATTTTGTTGTGTTTTATCTCAATTCGGATGTTGAAACCCAATTGCATTATCCCTTTGAATTTGAACTGATGATTAGTTATGCCTTAATTAAAAACAAACTGATTGTTGAATATAAGGTAACAAATTTTGGAACAGGACTGATGCCCTTCTCTATTGGTGCGCATCCCGGATTTTGTTGTCCAATTGATGCAGATGAAAGTTTTGAAGACTATACTTTGCAGTTTGAAAAGGCTGAAAACTTAAACCGAAAATTATTGGTTGATGGCTTGTTTACAGGAGAGGAAATCCCTTTTCTAAAGAATGAAAAAGAAGTTAAATTAAATAATGCTCTTTTTGAAAGAGATGCCATTGTTGTGCAAAATTTCAAGTCCAATTTTCTAAGCCTAACTTCTGCAAAGCATGCTGTAAAGGTTGGTATTGCAGGCTTTCCTTACCTGGGAATTTGGACTAAACCGGGAGCCCCGTTTGTATGCATCGAACCTTGGTTTGGAATTTCTGACAAGGTATCGGCAACTGGCAATTTAAATGAGAAAGAAGGAATACAAATACTGGATCCACAAAAGGAATTTTCGTGTTCGTACACGCTTGAGTTTAGCTAAAGTTTAATTTGAATCACTAAGTTGTTTGTCAAGAATTGCAAGTCCTTCCATAAAACTATGTGGTTCGTATCCTAATTCCTTTCTGGCTTTATCAAGTATAAAACCTGTACGCGGGGGTCGTTTTGCAGCTTGATTTAAAGTTGCTGATTTTATTGGTGTCACCAAGGCTTTATCTAACTTCCAATAATCGGCAACTGCATATACTAATTCAAGCACGCTCATGATGTTTTTGCCGGAAATATTAAAAATACCTTCTTTTCCTTGAATGGCGGTAAGTATACAACCTTGAGCTAAATCTTCGGCTAAAGTTGGTGAACGAAACTGATCGTCAACCACATTAATTTTATTTCCTTTGCTCAGAGAATCTTTAGCCCACAATACGATATTAGTTCTACTCATACGATTTACAATTCCATATACAATTGCTGTACGTAAAATGCTCCATTTTATAGAACTGTTTATCAATAAATTTTCAGATTCATTTTTTGAAAGTGCATAATAACTCAATGGATTAGGCTTAGCCAGCTCGTCATAAGGACCATTTTCACCATCAAAAATAAAGTCGGTACTAAGGTGAATAAAGTGAATGCGTTTACCTCCATTGTTCGAAAATTTTTCAATGGATTTAATAAAATAACTAACTGAATCAACATTTTGTGCCCAGCAACTCTCTCTTTGAGATTCACAAGCATCAACATTGGTCATGGCTGCAGTATGAATAATTGCATCGGGTTGAAATTGATTAATAGCAGCATCAATTTGATCAGGATTTGTAATATCTAGCGACTGATAATTATATCCATTCGCATGTGGCATTCGGTTTTCGCCTAATGAAGTTGCAATTGTTTCAATGGAAGGCTTAGTAATTAAATCAAGTACAATTTTTTGTCCAAGTAGTCCATTGCTTCCGGTGATTAAAATTTTCATACTTCAAAGCTTGTTTTGCTGTTAGTAATTTTGATTATCAATAAAATTAAATGCTAAGTCTGGCTATTCCCTTCATAGGTAACAAGGCGTGAACAATTATTAGGAAAACAAATCCTTTAGCTTACTAATTTGCTCACTGGTGCCAAGTACAAACAATTTTGCATTTGGAATCATAATAGTATCCGGAGATGGGTTTACAATGTACTCGCCAGTTTCGGTTCTAAATCCAATAATATTTGCTCCTGATTTATTTCGGATTTCAAGT containing:
- a CDS encoding S41 family peptidase: MNRIALIFIGSLLIFFSTQVKSQSSSSQEGALKFRSVLDYIDYYYVDSTKSKKLVEDAIVGMLETLDPHSVYIPKEELQETNEPLTGNFEGVGIQFNLLFDTITVISPISGGPSEKVGIISGDKIIKIEGKNFAGMKIKNDDVIKNLRGAKGTKVTVSILRSGVSELLDFTITRDKIPLYSIDATYMATPTVGYIKLSRFAQTSMDEFAQSLRILKDKGAKDLILDLNDNGGGYLNIAFEIADQFLNDGKLIVYTEGLKSPKKTYNATSRGEFEKGRVIVLIDEGSASASEIVSGAMQDWDRALLIGRRTFGKGLVQNQFNLPDGSAMRLTIAKYYTPVGRCIQKPYNGKIENYYKDLNNRFKHGELTNVDSIKFPDSLKYSTPNNKIVYGGGGIMPDIFIPIDTSKSSLYYTNLIRKGILNQFTLSYLDKHRKELYAKYPTFDAYKKQFTVSQEMLDALIAAAEKEKIKKDEKGLAISGDVIKLQMKALLARDLWKNDSYYEIINEINNAYQKALEVFKNDTFKKYKINSY
- a CDS encoding YncE family protein, whose protein sequence is MKVKQSTQFFVLLASACLFLYTCKVDKPIIDLEGSGYPDEIGKIVLTKCAVSGCHTDKSKEGAAGLSLETWDKLFEGTRNGATVIPYSHTQSTFFLFTNTYTQLGVSVSPSMPVGEDPLNVAQVIKLRDWIDEGAPNKDGFVKFSDNPNRKKIYITNQGCDLVTVLDAETGLPMRYVKVGHTLLNESPHSIRVSPDGKYWYVVFINGAYFQKFRTSDDTFVGEINIGLGSWNTFAITADSKYAFTADWNANGSVLYLDLENLTVKKKFAGSGLFVFPHGTLLNATNNLLYITAQYGNFIYKLNITNPLFPNISEITLDGSPQSSTTPKLFDPHEVAFCPDNSKYYVTCQYTNEVRVFKASNDSLIAKIATGSYPQEMSFSETTPYLFVTCPEDSVTFPGKRGSVAVINYQTNSLVKILFTSWQPHGVAVDDAKGLVYVANRNANTDGPAPHHSSDCGGRNGSVSTIDLQTLSVQNKKTELSVDPYSVAVKK
- a CDS encoding DUF393 domain-containing protein, which gives rise to MIDSYSILIFDGECNLCNTWVKLVLRFDKKQRFKFCSLQSEIGRKLIGDKISLETLPVTVVLIENEKLYTHSTAALRVVQQLAFPVSMLVVFKIIPVKVRDGIYNWIARNRYKWFGKQQSCMVPEANIMHRFL
- a CDS encoding T9SS type A sorting domain-containing protein, producing MNSKFLPFSILAIILSSTLSFAQLDTSNGRYYSQIFSNVTTSSNVVFGSYISFGLQTNLTMDIYQPTGDVATMRPLIVLAHGGSFQFGDKNEADIVAMCQTFAKMGYVTCSINYRTGFFPIDSVNATQAVLKATQDMKAAVRFFRKDAATANTYKIHPDYVYVGGSSAGAFMALHLAYMDQPSEFPLGLATLTSLGGLEGTSGNPGYPSYASAVINLCGALGDAAYLQAGDVPFVSMHGNADATVPYAHAIIVSLGYSVMYVDGSSSIHARALAVGVNNPFYTFNGADHVPYLNNAAYLDTTINYVRDFLLPLVAAAPLKTSSNVSSDEQLTTYPNPSEGTIFVDYTFKNSSTLKYELIDLSGRTIQSGILNSQLNQLSTSKVKSGLYLLQLTDEAKHSTLSKVMVR
- a CDS encoding GIY-YIG nuclease family protein, producing the protein MYAIIDIETTGGNPSNEKITEIAVFQHDGKRITDVFQTLIQPEKSIPPYISQITGITDSMVANAPRFFEIAKQLIQLTEGRVFVAHNASFDYNFIKNEYRQLGYEFKRKTLCTVKLSRKLIPGKKSYSLGKLCAELGIDIEDRHRAAGDARATVSLFEKLLASESAKLLIPGKKEDEAIDNLQLNLDKSWLKKLPEATGVYYFYNEAKELIYIGKSKNIRQRVLQHLTNDSSTKAIEMKNHIADIDFEITGSELVALLKESNEIKVHKPLYNRKQRRASFNYGVFVSYNEHGYLCISPQKTANSSLPLASFSSAAEAKNVLYQVVEKYGLCQKLCGLYDTDEACFHYSIKKCKGACIAVEDASEYNKRVKEAIKVFEQEYKNVLIIDRGISNEDKALILVENGKYKGYGYASTDFAANNPHQLKENIKSYPDNKDIQQILKSYLKNNKVEKLIRF
- a CDS encoding aldose 1-epimerase family protein codes for the protein MQTIIHNNQLEITIHHKGAELSSIKNKAGKEFLWQADSKFWPRHAPVLFPIVGKLKDNKYNHNRSTYSLPQHGFARDKMFYKKSESDDFVVFYLNSDVETQLHYPFEFELMISYALIKNKLIVEYKVTNFGTGLMPFSIGAHPGFCCPIDADESFEDYTLQFEKAENLNRKLLVDGLFTGEEIPFLKNEKEVKLNNALFERDAIVVQNFKSNFLSLTSAKHAVKVGIAGFPYLGIWTKPGAPFVCIEPWFGISDKVSATGNLNEKEGIQILDPQKEFSCSYTLEFS
- a CDS encoding NAD(P)-dependent oxidoreductase yields the protein MKILITGSNGLLGQKIVLDLITKPSIETIATSLGENRMPHANGYNYQSLDITNPDQIDAAINQFQPDAIIHTAAMTNVDACESQRESCWAQNVDSVSYFIKSIEKFSNNGGKRIHFIHLSTDFIFDGENGPYDELAKPNPLSYYALSKNESENLLINSSIKWSILRTAIVYGIVNRMSRTNIVLWAKDSLSKGNKINVVDDQFRSPTLAEDLAQGCILTAIQGKEGIFNISGKNIMSVLELVYAVADYWKLDKALVTPIKSATLNQAAKRPPRTGFILDKARKELGYEPHSFMEGLAILDKQLSDSN